The genomic stretch AACGGATTTTTTGTGGTCCGCAACAGGATGGTGTCGACACTGGATACCTGCCCGATCCTGATATTGTCGAGCCCCATAATCGCTCCTGATGGGACGTGGATCTTCCGGTTCAGTCTCCGGGCTTCGCCAAGCAGTTCTATGCGGAATGTTTCGTCAGCGAGTGCCCCGACACTGAGGATGATCAGGTCTTTGCCCGATCGGAGAACATCGATCGCGTATTCCCGCACAGCCGAAACCGATGCGGCCTCCACCACGATCTCGACCGGTTCGGCGAGAAGTTCTGCAAACTCGGTCAGCGGCTTTGCGCCAAACCTCGCGGAGAAATCCAGGGCGCATCCGGGGACACAATCATATGCGGCGGTTATCCGGAAGGTATTCTGCTTCTCTGCAAGAATGCGCCCTACATTCCCACAGCCGATTATCCCGACAGCAAGAGGTTGTGCGTCCATAGGCCAATCGCACTTTCAGCGGTTCCTTCTCAACAGAGGGATCGAAGGAAAATCGGGCGATTGAAACTCATTCGCCCATATTTTCCTCTCGTATGGACCTCACACCGTCCATACGGGTCAGGACCTTTTCACTTCCCTGACCGCCGGATTACCTGAAGTACACCCCCACGTCCTTGAGACCGTTGTTCATTGCAAGGGTGATCACGAGAGGTGTGATGCTCTCGACGATGTTCGACATCTTCAGCGGTCCGCCGTCGAGGGGCTGCAGTTTCGAGACATCGGCCACGAGTTCTCTGACGGTGTCCTTGGCATCTTTGTCGTCTCCGCAGACCACGACGCTGTAGTCAAGCTCCTCATCAAGCCGCATCCATTTTCCGGCGGCGACATTGTTGAAACCGGTAGTCAGTTTGGCGGATTCTGGAAGCATCTTTTTAATCGCCAGCGCCGCCGAAGTTTCGGCAGGGGAATCGTGAAGGAAGCATTTCTCCTCCGGATACCTGAGCATCGGGTTGATCAGGGAGACAACAACTTTGTTCTCGAATTTTTCTTTGCCAATTGCCTCAATGGTGGATTCGATCTTGTCAAACGGAAGCGAGAGGATGATAATGTCTGCATCACAGCAGTCTGCGTTTGCTCCTCCGCTACAGGCCGAAAAACCGACACCGCGTTCGCTGAGCGCCTCGGTGACGCCTCCGGCAGCTGTTTCCGCTTTTGCGGGATCACGGGAGCCGATAATGACGTCATGTTTGCCGCTGATGCAGATCCGGCGTGCAAGGCCTTCACCGATGTTTCCGGTGCCGCCAATTATTCCTACTTTCATATCTGTCTCCAGATGGTTACGTTCCGAATTGGACCGGTGTGTTTCCACAAAAACGGGTTGTGTGGATGACTTCACACAACAACGACCGGTTTGATCAGGTCGACCGGTTTCTCCTTCATCAGGAGCAGCGCTTCCTCGACTTTGTCGAATCCCTTGAATGTGTGGGTGACCAGCGGCTTGAGGTCGAGTTTGCCGACTTCGACCAGGCTTGCGAGTTTCTCCATCCGCAATCTGCCTCCGGGCATCAGACCACAGTGGATGAACTTGTGGCTCATACCGCATCCCCACTCGACACGCGGCACGATGACATAGTCGCCTGAGCCCAGGTAGTTGACGTTGCCGACCTTTCCTCCGGGCTTGAGCATGCGGATTGCCTGGTCCATGGTCTCGACATTCCCGCCTGCGATACAGACCTTGTCAACACCCTTTCCGTCGGTCTTTTCCATGACCTGGTCGACGATATCGCCTTCTTTGTAGTTGATCGTGTCGGTGGCGCCGTAGCCCTTTGCCGCCTCGACGCAGTTTGGTCTGCTCCCGACCGCCAGGATATGGGATGCACCCATGAGGTTTGCGCCTGCGACGGCCATCAGGCCGACCGGGCCGATGCCGATGCAGCAGACCGTGTCGCCCAGCTTCACGTCGGCGAGTTCTGCTGCATGGAAACCGGTCGGGACCATGTCGCAGAGCATGGTCGCCTCGGCGACGTCGATGGAGTCGGGAAGAAGTGCGAGGTTGCCGTCAGCTTCATTGACATGGAAGAGTTCTCCGAATACGCCGTCTTTGAAGTTGGAGAACTTCCAGCCTGCGAGCATTCCGCCGGAGTGCATGCCGAAACCGGCCTGGGCCTCGACGCTCATCCAGTCTGGGGTGATCGCAGGGACGATGACCCGGTCTCCCGGTTTGAAGTCCTTCACCATCGGACCGACTTCAACCACTTCTCCGACGGCCTCATGTCCGAGGATCATGTCGGTGCGCTCGCCGATCGCACCCTCCCAGACGGTGTGGATGTCGGAGGTGCATGGCGCCATGGCCAGCGGTTTTACCAGTGCGTCGCACGGTCCGCACTCCGGTGCCTCTTTTTTAACCCAGCCGATCTCTCCGATCCGCTTCATCGCCAGTCCTTTGATTTTCTTTGCCATGATGTATCACTCCATTCTGGGCGACCGAAAAACGGCCGTCGGTCGGGCATATCGAAATCAGTATAAAAATATTTTTTGCTCCCCGGGCGGCGGAATGGGCGTTTCATGTGCAAAAAGGCAATTTTTCGATATATTGCGGAATCTCCGTTATTAAAAGGGGTGCTGGAGAGTCTGCCGCACAACAATCTTCACGGTCCGTCTGCTGCAGGGGAGAAGGGGAGGGGGTTGTGGTGATGCATCCGGCCCTACGTCATTTTTCGGTACAGGTTGATATCGAGCGGTCCTGCAAAGAGCGGTCCCGTGCTGTCTACGAAGTGCTTGAAATGCTCACTTGCGTTGTGGAGATCGATCGCCTTCTGGTCCGCCCATGCCTCGACAAAGGTGAAGCCGTTTGAATCGTTCAGATCTGCATAGAGGTCATAGGAGATGTTTCCCCCCTCGTTTCTGCTTTTTTGGACCATACTCTGAGCAAGGTCGAGAAAGTCGTCAACTGATTCTGGTTTTACGTTGCATCTGGCTGTTATCAATAACATGTTGTCTCCTTCCCGTGCCGTCTGGCATTCCCCGGATGTGTGTTTGGGGATTGATAAATCTATGCAGATATCCATGTCCGCTTTTCGAGGAGCTCGACCGTCGGTGAAATCTGCAGGGAGGAGCGGGAGATTCCCGTCTTCAGACTGCATGGATCATCCTTCATCCGGGCACCATGCCGTCTCCAATCGATCCGTTTAGATGTGCACGTCGCTCTATTATGCAGTTCGACATGAATGTCGTGTTTTCCTGCCTCCGGGATCGGTCGGGAGGTCGTTCGAAATCCTCATGTATGAGCACCGGGAATGAACATTTTATATGGACCCTCCCACCCCGGTAAACGACGTTCTCTGCAGGCAGCTGATCGAATGCGGGCTTCGGGAGTACGATGCAAAGATCTATGTTGCTTTGTTTGGACTGGGTCTGGCAAGTGCAACAGAACTGCATAAATTGACCGGGATCCCGAGAGGGCGGGTATATGAGACTCTCTCGTACCTGCAGGAGAAGCAGTTCATCACTGCGGCAGGGAAAAATCCGGTGATGTATAAAGTGGAGGACATTCACCGGACACTCTTTGCAGTTCAGGATGATATGATGTCCAGAATCAAAAAAATCTCGGAATGCTTGCATGAAATGGAGAGAATATATCATCCGGTCCGTTTTCTTCAGGGTCAGGTGCCGATCCTGACCGAGGGGGGCATCGAATACCAGTTCCGTCTGATGTGCAGACGTGCACGCTCGCAGATTGTGATCCTCTGCAATGATGCCGAGTTGCTGAAGCGATTTTCGGGCGATCTGCGGCGGGTGGAGAAGCAGGTGGACCTGTACGTGATTGTGTCGCGCCCAGAGATGGCAGCCGCGCTCCCCTTCCCCTGCTATATGGTGAACGAGACGGTGGATGAGAGTCTGTTTTCCCCGAAAGGTGCACACACCTCATATCCGATGCTCCTGCAGGTCTTTCTCGACATGCGCAATATGTTCATGATCGCCGATATCGACGGCCAGATGCACGGCTTCTATACGGATGACAATCTCTACAAGGAGTTTATTTCCAGGATGATCCTCCGGGACATCCGAAAGATCTGAAATGAGCGGGTCTCTTTCTTGAGGTGGCGCCAGGGGGATCGCAGGGGGCTCCTTCGCTTTATGGCCTCACCCGGATTCCCGCACCGGCGACGAAAATCGGTAAATACCGGCACGATGCATGGGGGGTGATGCTCCATGTCACCTGAGGAGAATAAGGCGCTTGTCCGCCGTTTTATCGATGCCTACAATACGCGGAACCTGGACCTCTTCGACGATCTGGTGGCCCCGGATTATATCGACCACACCCATCGGCAGGAAGGTCGCGAACCCTTTAAGACGCTCTTTTCACTGGCGTTCGAGGGTTTCCCTGACTGGCACGAACACATTGAGGACATGATCGCCGAGGGGGACCGGGTCTGGGTCTGCGTCCGGGCGACCGGGACCCATTCCGGGGAATGGCATGTCTCCGGCGTCTCTCTCCCGCCCACCGGCAGGAGGGTGGTGATGAGGATGGTCTTCATCTGGTGCATCAAGGATGGAAGACTCGCCGAGGGATGGGAGGTGGACAGCGAGGTGAATTTCCTGAAAACCATCGGTGTTATCGAATACACGGAGATCGGGAAGCGGATCTTTCCTGAGGATGCGGCGGCGTAGGTCTTCCGGTGCGGGATCGGATGTCCCCGGCTTCCATTCCGGATCGATCCCCTGCTCCCGGCGTGTGGGGCCGGTACCCCCGGGCACGGACCTATTTTCCCTCTCCGGCACGCCGGAAGAGGACCCCCAGCAGGGGAAACACCGCAAGGCTGAATCCGACGTAGCCCAGGATGCCGATGTTCCGGATGCCCATGTCGGCAAGCGGCACGCCGATGAGCCCGGCGAGGCTGAGTGCGCCGCCGGCGATCATCAGGTAGCGGACCGCCGTCTCCAGCCGCCCTCCCCTGAAGACCGGTGCGGCGAAGAGCATCGAGAGGGCGAAGAAGACGTCCCATGCGAGGATGTCCAGGGCATAGGCGACGGAGGGCCACTCGAAGGAAAAGAGGAGGGGGGCCCACGGGAAGCCGGCGGCCCCGATCTGGCGACTGACCGTGAGGATGACGAAGTGGACGCCGGAGGTGATGCCCGCCAGCAGGAGCATGCATGCACACGCCATGCCGGAATATGCCCTGGCGCCGGGGGAGGCGTAGGCATGGACCGCCACCATGACGGCGACCATCGACGGTGCCATCATGATGATGAGCACCTCCATGAGGGAGAAGTAGGGATCGCCGATCGGCTCCTCCGGCGACCCGAGAGAGAGGAGTCCAAGGGCCAGCGTAACGGCGTATGCGATCAGGAGGAGGAACGCGGCCCAGGCTGCGGATGTGCCGAGCAGGCGGTGCTGCCTGGTGAACCTGTCGTGCACCATCATTCCGGTCCGTTCATGCTGCGGTGGCATGCCCTGTTCATGCGGCGGATCGAGAACAGCATATCGGGGCCGGGATTATAATATTTTGTGAAGAATAGTGGCAGGCCGGATCAGATGGCATAGCGACCCGGGCGTCTTCCGGAGGGCCAGCGGGGGGGAGGGGGTTTTGGGGCTTGTATTGTGGTCCTCTCAAAAACTCTGTGATGGCAGAAAAATGGATTGCCCGATTATCCGGGGCTGACGGCCAACAGGGCCGCCGTATCAATTATCTTCTGGTGCAAGGACGGAGTAGATCTCGGTGATCCCTTCCATCACCCTGAAACCCTTGCCCGTGATCATATAGTCCCCCCTCTCGTGTTGCTGAATGATCATCCCGCCATCTGAGAGCTTCTGGAGGTGGAACAGGAGGTTGCCCCCGCGAAGGCCTGTCAGATTGGAAAGGAGAGAAAAACTCATGGACTGGCCGGAGACTGCTTTGAGTATTTCCAGGCGTTTGGGGTGGCAGAGGGGTTCGAGGATGTCATCGATAACAGACTCTGTCGGGATATTTGAGATGACCTGTTTTGTGTCCTTTTTTGTTTCATATATCCTCATGGACTGCATGAGGCTGACCTGTTTTTCGAAGAGGTCCGAGACTTCGGAGAAGCAGATGTCGCATTTATCATATGGCATCGCTTTTCGTAGATCTGTGATCTCGTCGCGCCTGCTGTCGATAGATTCGCCCTCCACCGGGGGCTGCCTGATGAGGGATGCGTTTTTTTGCAGCATATCCGTGAAAACGGCCCTGCACTGATCGAGGCGGTCGCATCTTTTGACCATGTTCTTTGAGAGTCCGGCCTCTGCATCGGCGATGAGGTGCTTTTCCAGGACGTCGGCATAGTCGCTCCTGACAAAGGCCAGAACGGACTCCAGGTGCTGCCTGTTGGAATCTTCAATAAATGTCCTGATGTCCCTGTGGATCTCATCGAGTTTGACCCTGATATCGTCAATATCAGAATCGGGATGCTCATTCATAGTAGGAGGTGCATGTGCATCCTGCATAATGGTATCTGGAAAGACCTTCAGGGTCATGTGAGTTACCTGGATGCACTTGGTATATTCTGGTGCCGATTAAGTATATTTCAATGACTGGACAATCTACTGGTGTGGTTCGATGCCCTCAAAAGGGCGTTCGGCCGTGCACGAAAAAACCAGAAAGGAGTGAGAAAAATGAGCGTAAGAGATGAGATCCATTCCCAGATCGAAGGCGCACTTGCAGACGCAACGTTCCCGATACGCACGCCCGAAGACCTTCTTGCAGCGATGCCGGCCGGTGCGGATACCACATGCAGGTCCGGAGATGTTGAAGTGACCGCAGGTGAGGCGGGAGCGCTTCTTACACCCGGCGACTTCCCGTTCACCAGTGCAAAGCAGGTCGCCGATGTTCTCGTTGAGAGGGCGGGGCTCTAACCCCTCCACCTTTTCTGACGTTCATGCAGGGGTGCTGCCGGTCCCCGCCTCGAGTGCTTCTGTTTTTGACGGGATGCCGGGATGGCATGCCCTGTTCATGCGGCGGATCGAGAAAACCATATCAGACCTCGATAATACTCCTGTGTGAAAAAATACAGCCGGGAGGACCAGATGGCGATGGCGGCCTGGGCGGCGGACTGCGCCGAACGGGTGCTGCCGCACTTTGAGCGGGCGTATCCGGGGGACGATCGGCCGAGGAGCGCCATCGAGACGTGCCGGCGGTGGGTCAGGACAGGGGTATTCAGGATGGCCGAGATCCGCGGCTCCTCCCTTGCCGCCCATGCCGCCGCCCGGGAGGCGAAGGGCAATGACCCGGCCGTTTATGCCGCACGTGCCGCCGGTCAGGCGGTGGCGACGGCGCATGTGCCTCAGCACGCCTATGGGGCGGCCTATTATGCCCTCAAGGCCGTGGCGGCCGCCGGGGGCGACGCTGCCGGGGAACGCGATTGGCAATCGGAGCGTCTCCTGGCGGGGCTGCGGGAGGAGATCATGGGGAGGATCAGTGTGCAGAGGCGGGGGGAGGGGGTCGTTATTCGGCTGGATAAGGGGGAGGGGTTTTGAGGGCTGGATGATTGCTTCCGGCAGCCCCGAAATACATTATTATGAATAATGCATGTCCGTATCATCTGGATAGGGAATGAGAAACCGGGAGATGGATGCCTCTCACCGATGAACCCGAGACCGTTGAGCACCATTGCCTTGACGACATCTCCGTGAGTGAGATGATGCGGCCGTGTTTTTAGGAGTTGCACGGTCGATTACCGGGGCAATCTGGAGGTAGTCGTAGGTCCCGGTGACGATCCCGAGATGATCGATCGAGATGCTGGAGCCTTCGATGAAATCAGTAGAGGATGGCACATGTGGGGCTTGTAGCCCAAAGCACAAGGATCTTCTGGTCTGATCAATTCGGAGAGGTTCTCTGACTCATGTGGATGGTGGGAGCACTATAAGGGCCTGGAAAGAGAGGAGATCTTGGAGGGGGCTAAAAACTTTCGCTTCGATGGAGAGGTGCTATTTGAGATTTTAAAGATGGTGGGACGAGAAATTTTTGAACACGTTATGGGTTGCCGGGAATGCAGGAGGGATGTCTTACGCCCCTTGAATCGTTTTAATGGTCATTTGTGGTCTCATTCCTTGTTTTTTAGCTATTTTACTCGCATTAATAAGATTGTCGCCTTTTCCAGAGGGAATACTAAACTATACATTTTGATATACAATGACAAAATAGATTTAATATCCTTCATCCGTTTCGCTCCGGTCCGAACATACGTCTTCTAACACTGTTTCAGAGAGGTAATCGATTATGACGAGAGAGAGATCTATGGTAAAAATCCTTACAGTGCTTATCTTCTGCACCTGTATTATAGCCGGGGTGCAGGCCGCTGAATCATATGAATTTGTCACAAAATGGGGCTCATATGGCTCTGGCGACGGGCAGTTTATCAGGCCGGAGGGAGTTGCGGTGGACATTGAAGGCAATGTCTATGTAGCAGATCCGGGAAATAACAGGATACAAAAATTCAGCAACACCGGTGATTTTATCACAAAATGGGGTACCACGGGCACCGGCGCCGGTCAATTTTCGTATCCCAGGGGCGTCGCAGTGGATGGTGAAGGTTATGTCTATGTCGTGGAACAGACAAATAACCGCGTCCAGAAGTTCGATGAAGATGGCACCTACATTGCCAGATGGGGTACCCAGGGTTCAGGTGAAGGCCAGTTCGAGAGTCCCGGGGGCATTGCGGTGGACAATGCCAGCAATATCTATGTGGCAGATACCGTCAATCATCGTGTCCAGAAGTTTGATTCTACAGGCACCTTCGTTACACAATGGGGATCACAGGGTGCAGGCGATGGGCAGTTCAGATTTCCCATGGCCATTGCAATAGGAAAGAATGACAGTGTGTATGTCGGTGATGAGAATTATCGTATTCAGAAGTTTGATGCGAATGGCACCTTTATAACAAAATGGGGTTCGGAAGGCATGGGCAACGGCCAGTTTACCTACCCACCAAGCGGTGCTGCGGTAGATGATCTGGGCAACCTCTTCGTTGCGGAAGGGCAATATTATACTGGCTCCGGCTTGCTGTACCGTGTCCAGAAATTTGATTCTAACGGCACCTTCATCACCAAATGGGGATACCGTGGCTCAGGAGATGGGGGTTTTCAGTATCCAAAGGGCGTTGCAGTGGATAGTGGCGGATATGTCTTTGTGGCAGACGGCGAGGCACAGAGAGATTATCACCGCATCCAGAAGTTCTCATCGCTTCCATTTGCCAACTTCACCGGAGAGCCAACAGAAGGGAATTTCCCTCTTCGGGTGAACTTTACCGATACGTCCCGGGGGTCGCCCACTTCATGGTCATGGGACTTTGGGGATGGGAATTCCTCTTTTGAACAGCACCCATTCTCCATCTATACCGTACCCGGCGTCTACGATGTGTCACTAACTGTTGAGAACGAAGTCAGTAGCAATACAACAACGAAAAATGGTTACATAACCGTCCTTGACTGGGTCAAAGCGAACTTCACCATGAACATCACCGGGGGTACTGCCCCCCTTACCGTACAGTTCACTGACACCTCCACCGGTGGTCTTGCACCCCCCGACACATGGGAGTGGAACCTGGCACGTTTTGATGATCCCGAATGGTCGTACAAAACTGACGAGCAGAACCTGAACTACACTTTCATGATACCGGACTGGTATATTGTGTCATTATGGGTCGGTCGTGACAATCTGAGTGATATATATGTATATAGTGGTCAAATTATCGTAACCCGGCCACCACCCGTCACCAATTTTACCGGGTATCCCACCGTTGGTTCTGCTCCGCTGACCGTCCGGTTCAACGACACCTCGGCCGGGAATGCTACACAATGGTTCTGGGACTTTGGGGATGGGAACACCTCAACACTTCAGCATCCGACCATCACCTATGAGATCCCGGGTTTATACACCATATCACTCAATGCAACCAATGATGGTGGAAGTAACAGTTCCACAAGGGAATCCTATATTAACGTCACCAGTTTCCCGGTGATCCCTGTTTCTGACTTTATCGGAACACCCACCTCCGGCAGAAAACCTCTTGCCGTTCAGTTCACCGATCTATCGACGGGAGGGCCGACAGAGTGGCTCTGGGAGTTTGGTGACGGAACAACGTCAACTGAACGGACCCCTCAGAAGACGTACACAACAGTGGGGACCTACACTGTTTCGCTTAATGCAACAAATGTCGATGGGAGCAGCACGAAAATACAAGAGGGTTATATATCGGTTACTGACACCCCGACACCACCGGTTGCCAACTTCACGGGAACTCCTGCCAATGGAACAGCCCCGCTTTCGGTGCAGTTCACTGACACCTCAACCGGAGTGCCGACAGAGTGGTTCTGGGAGTTTGGTGACGGAACCAATTCAACCAGCCAGAACCCGCTGAAGACCTACACAACCGCGGGCACCTACACCGTCTCACTCAACGCAACAAATGCCGACGGCAGCAGCACGAAAACACGAGAGAATTACATAACGGTCACTGATGACCCCGTATCACCGGTCGCCAACTTCACCGGGACACCCACCACCGGAAAGGCCCCGCTGACCGTGCAATTCAATGACACCTCAACCGGAGTGCCGACAGAATGGCTCTGGGAGTTTGGTGACGGAACCAATTCAGTCGAGCAGAACCCGCTGAAGACCTACACAACTTTGGGCACCTACACCGTTTCTCTCAACGCAACAAATGCCGATGGCAGCAGCACGAAAACACGGGAGAATTACATAACGGTCACTGATGACCCGGTACCACCGGTCGCCAACTTCACCGGGGCACCCACAAATGGAACAGCACCCCTTACCGTGCAGTTTACCGATCTCTCAACCGGGGGGCCTTCACAGTGGTTCTGGGAGTTTGGCGACGGAACCAATTCAACCGACCAGAACCCGCAGAAGACCTACACAACCGCGGGCACCTACACCGTCTCCCTCAACACAACAAATGCCGACGGCAGCAGCACGAAAACACGGGAGAATTACATAACGGTCACCGATGACCCGGCACCACCGGTTGCCAACTTCTCCGGGACACCCAAAAAAGGAATTGCCCCCCTTACTGTGCAGTTTACTGATCTCTCGACAAGAGAGCCGACAGAGTGGTTCTGGGAGTTTGGCGATGGAACCAATTCAACCGACCAGAACCCACAGAAAACTTACACGACTATTGGGACCTACACCGTCTCACTTAATGCAACGAATGCACAGGGGAGCAGTGCCGTCACAAAGGTAAATTACATAAACGCCACTGATGTTCCGACACCGGCAAACTTCAGTTTCATCTCAGAGTGGGGATCCAGAGGCACATCTGACGGAGAGTTCACGTATCCTGACGGTATCGTCATGGACACTGCCGGTAACATATATGTGGTGGATTATGGGAATGACCGCATCCAGAAGTTCAATAGAACTGGTTCATTCATCACCAAATGGGGCTCTTCCGGATATTCAGAAGATGGGGAGTTCAACATGCCACATGGCATTGCAGTGGATTCCGACAGCAATGTCTATGTGACAGATACCTGGAATAGCCGCATTCAGAAGTTTGACAGCACTGGCACTTTCATCGCCAAATGGGGATCCTATGGCACCGGTGACGGGCAGTTTGACTTTCCACAGGGCATCGCCATTGATGCAGACGGCTCCATCTATGTAGCAGATAATGCCAACCAGCGGATCCAGAAGTTTGATTCAAACGGTACTTTCATCACCAAATGGGGTTCCGGTGGTACCGGTGACGGAGAGTTTGACCGCCCACATGGCATTGCAGTGGATGCAGACGGCAACGTCTTCGTGTCTGATGCAGGGAATAACAATATCCAGAAATTCACCAGCACCGGCACTTTCATTGCGAAATGGGGAACTGCAGGCTCAGGCGACGGACAGTTCAACGTACCAAGGGGTATTGCGGTGGATTTGAGGGGGAATGTCTTTGCGGCAGATTCCCTGAACCATCGTATTCAGATATTTGACAACAACGGGACCTTCCTGACAGAATTTGGTTCGTATGGTGCAGGCGAAGGGGAGTTTAACGAGCCGTGGGATACCCTGGTGGACAGCGCCGGCAATATCTATGTGACAGAAGCACGGAATCACCGCATC from Methanofollis fontis encodes the following:
- a CDS encoding PKD domain-containing protein gives rise to the protein MQAAESYEFVTKWGSYGSGDGQFIRPEGVAVDIEGNVYVADPGNNRIQKFSNTGDFITKWGTTGTGAGQFSYPRGVAVDGEGYVYVVEQTNNRVQKFDEDGTYIARWGTQGSGEGQFESPGGIAVDNASNIYVADTVNHRVQKFDSTGTFVTQWGSQGAGDGQFRFPMAIAIGKNDSVYVGDENYRIQKFDANGTFITKWGSEGMGNGQFTYPPSGAAVDDLGNLFVAEGQYYTGSGLLYRVQKFDSNGTFITKWGYRGSGDGGFQYPKGVAVDSGGYVFVADGEAQRDYHRIQKFSSLPFANFTGEPTEGNFPLRVNFTDTSRGSPTSWSWDFGDGNSSFEQHPFSIYTVPGVYDVSLTVENEVSSNTTTKNGYITVLDWVKANFTMNITGGTAPLTVQFTDTSTGGLAPPDTWEWNLARFDDPEWSYKTDEQNLNYTFMIPDWYIVSLWVGRDNLSDIYVYSGQIIVTRPPPVTNFTGYPTVGSAPLTVRFNDTSAGNATQWFWDFGDGNTSTLQHPTITYEIPGLYTISLNATNDGGSNSSTRESYINVTSFPVIPVSDFIGTPTSGRKPLAVQFTDLSTGGPTEWLWEFGDGTTSTERTPQKTYTTVGTYTVSLNATNVDGSSTKIQEGYISVTDTPTPPVANFTGTPANGTAPLSVQFTDTSTGVPTEWFWEFGDGTNSTSQNPLKTYTTAGTYTVSLNATNADGSSTKTRENYITVTDDPVSPVANFTGTPTTGKAPLTVQFNDTSTGVPTEWLWEFGDGTNSVEQNPLKTYTTLGTYTVSLNATNADGSSTKTRENYITVTDDPVPPVANFTGAPTNGTAPLTVQFTDLSTGGPSQWFWEFGDGTNSTDQNPQKTYTTAGTYTVSLNTTNADGSSTKTRENYITVTDDPAPPVANFSGTPKKGIAPLTVQFTDLSTREPTEWFWEFGDGTNSTDQNPQKTYTTIGTYTVSLNATNAQGSSAVTKVNYINATDVPTPANFSFISEWGSRGTSDGEFTYPDGIVMDTAGNIYVVDYGNDRIQKFNRTGSFITKWGSSGYSEDGEFNMPHGIAVDSDSNVYVTDTWNSRIQKFDSTGTFIAKWGSYGTGDGQFDFPQGIAIDADGSIYVADNANQRIQKFDSNGTFITKWGSGGTGDGEFDRPHGIAVDADGNVFVSDAGNNNIQKFTSTGTFIAKWGTAGSGDGQFNVPRGIAVDLRGNVFAADSLNHRIQIFDNNGTFLTEFGSYGAGEGEFNEPWDTLVDSAGNIYVTEARNHRIQVFAPIPEGMPFASFTALPTAGTAPLTVAFTDESTGEPTEWQWTFGDGTISHEQNPTKTYTIPGFYTVSLTATNEIGSDTDTKNKYITVSPPEENYEFVMKWGSYGDGRLLGPMGIGVDAAGNVCVADANNLRIQKFDRNGTFSTKWGSPGSGNGEFGCDYDSYSENGPYGVAMDAAGNIYVADLYNNRIQKFDSSGTFITKWGSYGSGDGEFSDPRGITVDSAGYLYVSDYWNNRIQKFDGSGTFITKFVFSQGSGDGQFGLGPDSVAVDSAGNLYVTDPINSRILKFDSSGTFIATWGSYGTGIGKFRSPTGIAVDADSNVYVADSLNNRIQKFSSTGTFLTSWGLRGAGDGEFEEPRGIVVDAESYVYVTDHYNNRIQKFDSSGTFIATWGSEPPGDSEFSYPKGVAVDAAGNVYVADTNNHRIQKFDANGTFITTWGHEESPSLPGELPVIEANGNFSFPKGVAIDGEGFVYVADSGNNRIQKFDTNGTFITKWGGAIGYGDGQFSGLRGIAADEDGFIYVADAEEYVIARIQKFDSNGTFITKWGSYGTGDGEFMDPQGVATDPFGNVYVTDRYGGRIQKFDSSGTFIATWASDDTGVGQLLSPSCIATDDAGNVYVTSFDLYTASSDIRKFTGNGIFITTWGVSGSGDGQFSGLLGVAVNGDGLVYAADEYNNRIQVFRSYTPATPPVAAFIANVTSGSAPLAVQFTDTSTGNPASWVWNFGDGNTSTVQNPSHLYTMEGTFNVSLNVSNAGGSDTITKVNLITISAPVPEARFDLNRNFAASTENDTFVPGTYPSFQTYRLHAENLDETVSLGNLTYVAGVANITSVEYDDYASWNSTYAEWNFPPEYVIGPQCAFDTRADTSFAEFRSFTHTLTRNCSQVTFTAPGIQETNITLVLDDLDFESVFVGFASAKDHNMTTEIINSSFMTNAPLSTPLLTDGGYHLKLDKSALVIGAEYYFRFDTTIIPNGTAVMHKPIAYVWEGQNNGYADLGVTNKAEIPASMLPADASEFSVQTNTSCNWGVVWQDNLLSILSGTSARVTLPAAANFTADPLLGHTPLTVRFTDTSTGNVTAWFWNFGDGANSTEQNPVHVYTTPGSYSVALSINGGEDTFSEPGYIRVTSGVLLGDANNDGEVNQADTLRVLKEVVGLLDPPEKNTDDFERTDVHWNGAVEVGDAMFIAQYNVGLRDAWFRVIE